The Bradyrhizobium sp. CCGB01 genome segment GGCAATGCCACCGCCTTCATCGGGCTGTCCGGCGTCGCCGCGACCGGGCTTTTGCTGATCCTCTTCGTGATGCCGGAAACCCGGCGCACCGGCATGATCGCGCCAAAAGAAATGGCCGGCTGAACGGCCGGCCAAGTGGGTGGGGAGGAAGAAAAGGTCAGGCGTCGAGATTGTGCAGGCGTGCCCGGTTGCGCAGCACGATCTGGCGGGCGCCGGAGAAGCCGAGAATGCCCTGGGTGTGAAGCTGCGACAGCGCGCGCGACACGGTTTCCAGCGTGAGGCCGAGATAGTCGCCGATGTCGCGGCGGCACATCGGCAGCGCCATCATGCCGGCAACCGCGAGGCGGCGGTCCATCTCGAGCAGGAAGGTCGCGACGCGCTCCATCGCGGTCTTGCGTCCCAGCAGCAGCATGTGGTCTTCGGCATGACGCAGTTCGCCGGCGGTCATGGCCCAGAGCTGGCGGGCGACCTGCACGTCGGTGCCGGCGGCCTTCTCCAGGCTGGCGCGCTTCACCAGGCGCACGGTCGTGTCGATGATGGCTTCGGCGGCGAGGCGGTGGCTGGGGCCGGATTCAAGGCCGAACACATCACCGGGAAGATGGAAGGAGCCGATCTGGCGGCGGCCGTCGGAGAGCAGCTTGTAGCTGCGCACCGCGCCAGTGATGACCTGGTAGACATATTCGGCCGGCTCGTCCTCGCCGTAGATCTCCTCGTCCTTGCGGTAGGAGAACTCCGTGGCGACGAGGCCGACATGGCCGGCGATCGCGCCGAACTGGTCGGAGACGGGATGGGCAGGAGCGATCTTGCCACGAATTTGCGTGTTGATCGCCTGGGTGTTGAGCGTCTGGGTCAGCATCTGCGCCATCTCCGTTGTGATGACGCTTTGGTACGCGGTATCGGGTGCCTCGAAAATTTCGCGAGATATCTTAAGGAGGTTGCCTTACGTAGAGTCCCGTAGGTCATGGAGCTCCATCCGGGCTACGGAGCCTACGTAGAATCCCGTAGGTCAGTTGCCGCGTCCGTCCTGGATGGCGTGGCGGATGGACTTGACCAGGTTTTCGTCGAGAAGCGGCTTCAGGATCACGTCTTTGACGCCTGCGGCCGCCGCGCGGGCCGAGATGTTCCCGTCGGGATAGCCGGTGATCAGGATCACGGGCGTGCCCTCGTCGGACTGACGCAGGCGGCCGGCAAGCTCGATCCCGTTGATATCGGGCATCTTGTAGTCGATCACGTAGCAGTCCGCGCCGGGGGCACCACTGGCATTGAGCAGGGCCGTCGCATTCCTGAAGGTCCGCACGTCGAAGCCGTCGGTTTCCAGCAGGAAGCGGAGCGATCCCAGCACGGCGGCATCGTCGTCGACCACGTAGACGGTGGGCTTTGCGGATGACGTCACTGGGAGCCGCTGATGGTGCGAGCCGATCTCGATCATCCCATTTGGCTAGCACGGCTCGGGAGAATGATTTTGACCTGCCTCAATCCTTCAGCATGCCGGCGCGCATCGCCAGCCGCACCAGTTCCGACAGGCTGCCCGCCTGCATCTTGGTCATGACGTTGGCCCGGTAGACCTCGATGGTGCGCGGGCTGATGTCGTATTCGCGGGCGATCAGCTTGTTGGAGAGACCGGCAATCAGTCCCTCCATGACCTGGCGTTCCCTGGGACTCAAGGAGGCGACGCGCGCGGCGACGTCCTGCGAGATGGCCTCGTTCCTGGCCGCCGGCTCGGCCTGGCGGATCGCCGTTTCGATCATGGTGGTGAGGCGGTCGTCCTCGAACGGCTTCTCGAGAAAGTCGATCGCTCCGAGCTTCATCGCCTCGACCGCGAGCGGCACGTCGCCATGGCCGGTCATGATCAGGATCGGGAACGCGCTGTGCTGAGCCTTCATCCACTTCAGAAGCTCGATGCCATCGAGGCCTGGCATGCGCACGTCGGAGACGACGCAGCCGAAGGCGAGGCCGGGGAGGGCATCGATGAAGCTCTGCGCATTGTCGAACAGCGTGACGCCGAAGCCGGAGGAATCCAGCAGGAAGTTCAGCGAGTCCCGCATCGCCTCGTCGTCGTCGATGACGTAGACATGTCCCTTGGTCATTGATCAGTTCTCGTCGGCTGCCGGCAAGGTGAAACGGAATGTCGCACCGCCCGATGCGTTGCCCTCGGCCCACATGCGGCCGCCGTGAGCCTCGATGATCGAGCGGCTGATGGACAGTCCTACGCCCATGCCGGTGTCTTTGGTGGTGAAGAAGGTCTGGAACAGATTTGGAATGACGTCGTCCTGGAAACCGGAGCCGGTGTCGGAGACCTCGACCTCGATCATGTCGTCACTGATGCGCTTGTTGGCGAGTACGAGCTCGCGCCGTGGCGACTGCGCCATCGCCTCCAGCGCGTTGCGGAACAGATTGACCAGCACCTGCTGGATCTGCACGCGGTCGGCGAGCACGAGATCGGCGTCCGGATCGAGGCTGAAGCGGAGCTGCACGTTCTGCTCGCGCGCGCCGGCAAGCCCGAGCGCGCCGGCTTCCTCGATCAGCTTGGACAGGCTCTCGACCCGCTTCTCCGACTCGCCGCGGGAGACGAAGTCGCGCAGGCGGCGGATAATCTGGCCGGCGCGCAAGGCCTGCTCCGCGGCGCGATCGAGCGCGTTTTCGATCTTTGGCGTGTTGGCGTCGGTGCTGCCGGCCAGCAGCCGCCGGGAACCCTTCATGTAATTGCTGATTGCGGCCAGCGGCTGGTTGATCTCATGAGCGAGCGCCGAGGCCATCTCACCCATCGCGGTCAGCCGCGAGACATGGACGAGCTCTGACTGCAATTCCTGGAGCCGCGCCTGGGTCTGCTGGTGCTCGGTGAGGTCGCGGACGAAGCCGGTGAAATAGGGCTCGCCGCCGGACTGCATCTCGCCGATCGACAGATGCATCGGGAATGTCGTGCCGTCGCGGCGCTTTCCGGTCACGATGCGGCCGATGCCGATGATGTGCGGATCGTTCGTGCTGCGATAGCGCGCGATATAGCTGTCGTGGCGGGTGCGGTCCGGTTCCGGCATCAGGATGCTGACGTTCTGGCCGATCGCCTCCTGCTCGGACCAGCCGAACAGGCGCTCGGCCGCGGTGCTGAACAGCTGCATGATGCCGCGGCCGTCGATCACGATCATGGCGTCGGGAATGGTGTGAAGGATCGAGCGGAGATGGGTCTCGCGCGTGCGCAGGGCTTCCTCGACCTGCTTCTCCTTGTCGATGTCGAGGAGGATGCCGCTGAGATGGCGGGCGACACCGGAATCGTCCCTGATCAGGCCGGCGCGGGCCCTGATCCATTTGCCGCGGCCGGAGTTGCCGGAAATCCTGAAGGAGACGTCGAAGCCGCCGCCATGCTCGGTGACCTGCCTGATCGCTGTCTCGACGCGCGCGCGGTCCTCGGGCTCGAGACGCGACAGGAAGAGCTCGTAGCTCGCCGGCTCGCCACGCTCGACACCGAGCAGCATCCGCGCGGTTTCCGACCACTCCAGTTCTTGCGTCGTGAGGTCGAGATCCCAGGTGCCGACGCCGAATCCTTCGATCCGAACCCGGAAATGCTCGCCGCGACCGTCGTCGGGCGGATGCGTTACGCGGGTCGGCGACAAGCGATGGCTCCCTTTCTGCGGCTAGCGTGGTGCCGCGAACATGATCGCAATTTCGCCCATGGGCGGGTCGGAGGCAAGTTCGGATGTCTGATTCCATTGGCGGATTTCCCGCAGGCCCGGCCCCGGCGCTTTGATCTATCTCATCCTGCCCCGCGCCGGCGAGGCTAGATTTCGTCCCAGTGCATTGCTGTTCGGAGACCCCCGATGACATTCGCGACCGTGATGGTCAGCCTGGCGCTCGATCAGTCCAACGAGGCGCGGCTTCAGGTCGCGGGCGAGCTCGCCGAGCGATTCGAGGCCGATCTCGTCGGGGTCGCGGCGGCACGGTTCGCTTCGCCCCTCTATTTCACCGACGGTGCGGAGGCCCAGAGCCTGATCGACCGGGAGGAAGCCTCCATCAGGAAGCGCCTTGCCGATCTGGAGGTCCAATTCCGCGCCGCCACGAAGAATCGCGGCGGGCGCGTGGAGTGGCGCAGCGCCATGGATTTTCCGGCGCGATTCGTGTCGGCGCAGGCGCGCTGCGCCGACCTCCTCGTCAGCGGCGGGCAGAGCCCGGCCTTCTCCGACGCGTTCGCGCTTGCAAGCCCGAAGGATCTGGTGATGCAGGCCGGCCGCCCGCTGCTGGTCGTTCCCGACAAGGCCAACTGGCTCGATCTGCGCAGCGTGCTGGTGGCGTGGAAGGACTCGCCGGAGTCGCGGCGCGCGGTGGCCGACGCGCTGCCGATGCTGCACAAGGCGCGGGATGTGACCATCGTTGAAATTCCGGAGCCCGGCGACGATCGTTCGGCCATGATGGCCGGCGTCACCGACGTTGCCGCCTGGCTCGCTCGTCACGGCATCACCGCGACGGCGCGGGTCTCGGAGGCCGTGCGAAACGACGCCGCCGCTGCTCAATTGGAGAAGATCGCCGGCGACGTCGGTGCCGGCCTGATTGTCGCCGGCGCCTACGGTCATTCCCGCTTCCGCGAGCTGATCCTCGGCGGCGTCACCGAATATCTGGTCACGCAATCCGCGCGCAGCGTGCTGCTGTCGCACTGACGGCCAGCCAAAAAGCTATCCGAGGAGGACGCGCCGTGTACAAATTTCTTGAAGAGACCGTCGACGGCTACATGACGCGCAACGTCAAGGCGGTGCGGCGCGACCACGACCTACTCGCGCTCAGCGAGATGTTCGAAAACGACGATTTCAACTCCTACCCGGTCGAGGACGACGGACAGGTGGTCGGCATCGTCACCAAATTCGACATCCTGAAGTGCTTCGCCTTCACGCCGAGCCAGATGCTGCCGCGCTATCACGAGCTGATGAGCCGCAAGATCGGCGACGTCATGACGCCCGAGTTCATCTATGTCAGCCCCGACACGCGGCTGACGCGCGTGCTCCAGATCATGGTCGAACACCGCATCCGGAGCATCATCGTGCTCGACGCCGCGCAAAAGCTGGCCGGAATCATCGCCCGCGAAGACGTCATCGCGGCGCTCAAGGCGACGGCGATGGACTAAGGCGGTGCCGTAGGGTGGGCAAAGCGAAGCGTGCCCACCATTTCTGTCGAGGTGTTGGATAGAAGGTGGGCACGGCGCAAGTGCGCCTTTGCCCACCCTACGATTCTGGACTCGCGGACAGAGACCGTCCTCGCTGCCTCTCCCACAAGGGAGCCGCAGAAATACGGGGACGAGCACGAAAAATGTCCGCCCGGGACCTGCAACTCAAATCCATGTCTTGATTTCAATCAATTCCCCGCGAGGGTGAATGTGGTTTCTGGCCCGGTGTTCTTTCGAAAGAGAATCCGCGATGAGCCAGCCCTCCATCTCGAAATCCATGTCCATCGGTGAAAGCGGCCTGGCTATAGGGTTCGCAGTCACCGCCTTCCTCTGCGTGATCGCCTCGGCCAAGGCGCTCGATGCGCCTTTCGCCTTCCACGCCGCGCTCAGCGCGGCGGCGAGCCTCGCTGTGGTCTTTGGTATCATCAACCGCTACTTCGATCGTCCGCCGGCGCTGCCGCCGGCGGAGATCGACGGCCGCCCCAACTACAATATGGGTCCGATCAAGTTCACCGCTGTCATGGCGATGTTCTGGGGCATTGCCGGCTTCCTCGTCGGCCTCATCATCGCCTCGCAGCTGGCCTGGCCCGCGCTGAATTTCGATCTGCCCTGGACCAGCTTCGGCCGGCTGCGTCCGCTGCACACCTCGGCGGTGATCTTCGCCTTCGGCGGCAACGTGCTGATCGGCACGTCGCTCTATGTGGTGCAGAAGTCCTGCCGCGTGCGCCTTGCCGGCGACCTCGCGCCCTGGTTCGTCGTGATCGGTTACAACTTCTTCATCCTGGTCGCCGGCACCGGCTATCTGCTCGGCGTCACCCAGTCCAAGGAATATGCCGAGCCGGAATGGTATGCCGACCTCTGGCTCACCATCGTCTGGGTCGTCTATCTCCTGGTCTTCCTTGCCACCATCATCAAGCGCAAGGAGCCGCATATCTTCGTCGCGAACTGGTTCTATCTCGCCTTCATCGTGACGATCGCGGTCCTGCATCTCGGCAACAATCCCGCGCTCCCGGTCTCGGTGTTCGGCTCGAAATCCTACATCGCCTGGGGCGGCATCCAGGACGCCATGTTCCAGTGGTGGTACGGCCATAACGCGGTCGGCTTCTTCCTGACCGCCGGCTTCCTCGCCATCATGTACTACTTCATTCCGAAGCGCGCCGAGCGGCCGATCTATTCCTATCGCCTCTCGATCATCCACTTCTGGGCGCTGATCTTCCTCTACATCTGGGCCGGTCCCCACCATCTGCACTACACGGCGCTGCCGGACTGGACGCAGACGCTCGGCATGACCTTCTCGATCATGCTGTGGATGCCGTCCTGGGGCGGCATGATCAACGGCCTGATGACGCTGTCAGGCGCCTGGGACAAGCTGCGCACCGATCCTGTGCTGCGCATGCTCGTGGTCTCCGTCGCCTTCTACGGCATGTCGACCTTCGAAGGCCCGATGATGTCGATCAAGGTGGTGAACTCGCTCAGCCACTACACCGACTGGACCATCGGCCACGTGCATTCCGGCGCGCTCGGCTGGGTCGGCTTCGTCTCCTTCGGCGCGCTGTACTGCCTGGTGCCGTGGGTGTGGAATCGCAAGGGCCTCTACAGCCTCAAGCTCGTCAACTGGCACTTCTGGATCGCGACGCTGGGCATCGTGCTCTACATCTCGGCGATGTGGGTGTCCGGCATCCTCCAGGGCCTGATGTGGCGCGCCTACACTTCGCTCGGCTTCCTCGAATATTCCTTCATCGAGAGCGTCGAGGCGATGCATCCCTTCTACATCATCCGCGCCGCCGGCGGCGGCCTGTTCCTGATCGGCGCGCTGATCATGGCCTACAATCTCTGGATGACCGTTCGCGTTGGCGAACAGGAAGTCCAGATGCCCGTCGCGCTCCAGCCGGCGGAATGAGGAGCTTTCCATGTCGTTCTGGACACGCCACCAAATCTTCGAAAAGAACTCGATCGTCCTGATCGTCGGCATCCTGCTGGTGATCGCGATCGGCGGTCTCGTCGAGATCACCCCGCTGTTCTATCTCAAGAGCACGATCGAGGCGGTCGACGGGGTGCGGCCCTACACGCCGCTGGAGCTCGCAGGCCGCAACGTCTACGTCCGCGAAGGCTGCTATCTCTGCCATTCGCAGATGATCCGCCCGCTGCGTGACGAGGTCGAGCGCTACGGCCACTTCTCGCTCGCCGCTGAAAGCATGTACGACCATCCGTTCCAGTGGGGCTCGAAGCGTACCGGTCCCGATCTGGCCCGCGTCGGCGCCAAATATTCCGACGACTGGCATGTGACCCATCTGACCAACCCGCGCGCGATCGTGCCGCAGTCGGTGATGCCGGGCTATCCGTTCCTGAGCCAGACCGAGGTCGATCCCGATACGATCGCCGACCACATGAAGACGCTGAAGGCCGTCGGCACGCCCTATACCGATGACCAGATCGCCAACGCGGGCGCCGACCTGAAAGCCCAGGCCGACCCTGACAATGCCGGCTCCGACGCCTTCAGCAAGCGCTACGCCAGGGCCGTCGTGCGCAACTTCGACGGCAAGGCCGGCACGCCGACCGAGATGGACGCGCTGATCGCGTACCTCCAGATGCTCGGCACGCTGGTCGACTTCAAGCTCTACAACGAGAAAGCCAATCTTCGCTGAGAAGGCATCAACGATGAAAGCCATCCTGACACTCGACAATCTCGCGTCCGGTCTCGTCACCACGATCTGGACGCCGGTGTTCGTCGCGATCTTTCTCGCGATCATCGCCTACGCACTTTGGCCCCGCAACAAGGCCGCTTTCGACGAAGCGGCTCACCTGCCGTTGCGGGAGGAGTAAGGGATCATGACCGATCATCATAGCGACATCGATTCCGTCACCGGCAAGTCCACGACCGGACACGAGTGGGACGGCATCAAGGAGCTCAACACGCCGCTGCCGCGCTGGTGGGTGATCTCCTTCTACCTCACCATCGTCTGGGCGATCGGCTACTGGATCGTCTATCCGGCCTGGCCGCTGATCTCCAGCAACACGACCGGCCTGTTCGGCTATTCGTCGCGTGCCGACGTCGCGGTCGAGCTCGCCAATCTCGAGAAGATCCGGGGTGACAAGATGGCGGTGCTGGGCGCGGCCTCGCTCGCCGACATCGAGAAGGACCCGGCGTTGCTGGCGCTCGCGCGCGCCAAGGGCAAGACCGTGTTCGGCGACAATTGCGCGCCGTGTCACGGCTCGGGCGGCGCCGGCGCAAAGGGCTTCCCGAATCTCAACGACGACGACTGGCTGTGGGGCGGCACGCTCGATCAGATCATGCAGACCATCCAGTTCGGCGCGCGTTCGGGCCACGCCAAGGCGCATGAGGGCCAGATGCTCGCCTTCGGCAAGGACGGCGTTTTGAAGGGCGACGAGATCGTCACGGTCGCCAACTATGTGCGGTCGCTGTCGGGCCTCTCGACCCGCAAGGGCTTCGATGCCGCCAAGGGCGAGAAGATTTTTGCGGAGAATTGCGTCGCCTGCCACGGCGACGGCGGCAAGGGCAACCCGGAGATGGGCGCACCGAACCTGACCGACAAGATCTGGCTCTACGGCTCGGACGAGGCGAGCCTGATCGAGACCATCAGCCTCGGCCGCGCCGGCGTGATGCCGGCCTGGGAAGGGCGGCTCGATCCGGCCACCATCAAGGCGATGGCGGTCTACGTCCACTCGCTGGGCGGTGGAAAATAACCTGCGCGGGACAGGCGGGGGCGAACAAAAGTGCCCCCGCTTGAGCTGGATCAATCGACGCGGCGGCGTCGGGTCTAGGTTTAATCGCACCTTCTCGAGACCATTTTCGCGATGAACAAGACCGTGAACCCGAACGAGCTCACATCGGACGACGACAACGGGCCGCTCTATGTGGCCCAGAAGAAAGTCTATCCCCAAAGCATCTCCGGCACCTTCCGCCGGATCAAATGGGGCCTGATGGCGTTCTGCCTCGGCGTCTACTACTTCCTGCCCTTCGTGCGCTGGAATCGCGGCCTCGGCGCCCCTAGCCAGGCGGTGCTGATCGATCTTCCCAACAGCCGCTTCTATTTCTTCTTCATCGAGCTGTGGCCGCAGGAGGTCTACTACTTCACCGGCCTGTTGATCGTCGCCGCGGTAGCGCTGTTCCTGATGAATTCGATCGGCGGCCGTATCTGGTGCGGCTATCTCTGCCCGCAGACGGTGTGGACCGATCTGTTCTACGCCGTCGAGCGTCTGGTCGAGGGCGACCGCCGCGAGCGGATGAGGAAAGACAAGTCGTCCGACCCGATGAAGCTCGAGCGCATCTCCGAGATCGTGCTCAAGCATTCGATCTGGCTGCTGATCGCCTGGTGGACCGGCGGCGCCTGGGTGCTCTATTTCAACGACGCGCCGACGCTGGTGAAGGAGCTCGTCACCTTCCAGGCGCCGATGATCGCCTATATCTGGATCGCCATCCTCACCGCGACGACCTATCTGCTCGCCGGCTTCATGCGCGAGCAGGTCTGCACCTATATGTGCCCGTGGCCGCGCATCCAGGCCGCGCTCACCGACGAATGGGCGCTCAACGTCACCTACCGCTACGACCGCGGCGAGAAGCGCACCTCGGTCAAGAAGGCCGCCGAGCTGCGTGCGCTCGGCGAGCAGGTCGGCGATTGCGTCGACTGCTATCAATGCGTCGCGGTCTGCCCGACCGGCATCGACATCCGCAACGGGCCGCAGCTCGAATGCATCCAGTGCGGGCTCTGCATCGACGCCTGCGACAACGTCATGACCAAGATCGGCCGGCCGAAGCGGCTGATCGGCTACGACAACGACATCAACATCCAGCGCCGCCAGGAAGGCAAGGCGCCGGTCTATCGTATCGTCCGGGCCCGAACCGTTGCCTACAGCGCGATCATCGCGGCGGTCGGCGGCATCATGATCTATACGCTGGCGACCCGCAGCCTGCTCGACGTCAACGTGCTGCACGACCGCAACCCGGTCGCGGTCAGGCTCAGCGACGGCTCGATCCGCAACGCCTATACGGTGCGGCTGCTGAACAAGAGCGGCTATGACCGCGTCGTCGCCATCGACGCGAACGGTCCGGCCAATCTGACCACGCACGTCGTCGGCATCGATTCCGTGACGCCGGACAGGCCGATGATCGTGATCCCGCGCGACTCCACCAGCGAGCTGCGCCTGCTCGTCACCGCGCCGGCGGAGAGCAATCCGGAGAAGTCCATTCCCGTGCGCTTCCACGTCACCGACATCGGCCTTGGCGAGGTCGCCACCGCCACCGACAATTTCGTCGCGCCGTAAGTTCAGGAGACTGCCATGGCCGCCAAGCCGCTGACCGGAACGAAGGTGTTCCTGATGCTGGTCGCCTTCTTCGGGCTCGTGATCGGCGTCAACGTGACCATGATGAAGCTCGCGATCGCGACGCTGCCCGGC includes the following:
- a CDS encoding helix-turn-helix domain-containing protein, with translation MLTQTLNTQAINTQIRGKIAPAHPVSDQFGAIAGHVGLVATEFSYRKDEEIYGEDEPAEYVYQVITGAVRSYKLLSDGRRQIGSFHLPGDVFGLESGPSHRLAAEAIIDTTVRLVKRASLEKAAGTDVQVARQLWAMTAGELRHAEDHMLLLGRKTAMERVATFLLEMDRRLAVAGMMALPMCRRDIGDYLGLTLETVSRALSQLHTQGILGFSGARQIVLRNRARLHNLDA
- a CDS encoding response regulator — translated: MIEIGSHHQRLPVTSSAKPTVYVVDDDAAVLGSLRFLLETDGFDVRTFRNATALLNASGAPGADCYVIDYKMPDINGIELAGRLRQSDEGTPVILITGYPDGNISARAAAAGVKDVILKPLLDENLVKSIRHAIQDGRGN
- the fixJ gene encoding response regulator FixJ, which codes for MTKGHVYVIDDDEAMRDSLNFLLDSSGFGVTLFDNAQSFIDALPGLAFGCVVSDVRMPGLDGIELLKWMKAQHSAFPILIMTGHGDVPLAVEAMKLGAIDFLEKPFEDDRLTTMIETAIRQAEPAARNEAISQDVAARVASLSPRERQVMEGLIAGLSNKLIAREYDISPRTIEVYRANVMTKMQAGSLSELVRLAMRAGMLKD
- the fixL gene encoding sensor protein FixL, whose protein sequence is MSPTRVTHPPDDGRGEHFRVRIEGFGVGTWDLDLTTQELEWSETARMLLGVERGEPASYELFLSRLEPEDRARVETAIRQVTEHGGGFDVSFRISGNSGRGKWIRARAGLIRDDSGVARHLSGILLDIDKEKQVEEALRTRETHLRSILHTIPDAMIVIDGRGIMQLFSTAAERLFGWSEQEAIGQNVSILMPEPDRTRHDSYIARYRSTNDPHIIGIGRIVTGKRRDGTTFPMHLSIGEMQSGGEPYFTGFVRDLTEHQQTQARLQELQSELVHVSRLTAMGEMASALAHEINQPLAAISNYMKGSRRLLAGSTDANTPKIENALDRAAEQALRAGQIIRRLRDFVSRGESEKRVESLSKLIEEAGALGLAGAREQNVQLRFSLDPDADLVLADRVQIQQVLVNLFRNALEAMAQSPRRELVLANKRISDDMIEVEVSDTGSGFQDDVIPNLFQTFFTTKDTGMGVGLSISRSIIEAHGGRMWAEGNASGGATFRFTLPAADEN
- a CDS encoding universal stress protein, with amino-acid sequence MTFATVMVSLALDQSNEARLQVAGELAERFEADLVGVAAARFASPLYFTDGAEAQSLIDREEASIRKRLADLEVQFRAATKNRGGRVEWRSAMDFPARFVSAQARCADLLVSGGQSPAFSDAFALASPKDLVMQAGRPLLVVPDKANWLDLRSVLVAWKDSPESRRAVADALPMLHKARDVTIVEIPEPGDDRSAMMAGVTDVAAWLARHGITATARVSEAVRNDAAAAQLEKIAGDVGAGLIVAGAYGHSRFRELILGGVTEYLVTQSARSVLLSH
- a CDS encoding HPP family protein encodes the protein MYKFLEETVDGYMTRNVKAVRRDHDLLALSEMFENDDFNSYPVEDDGQVVGIVTKFDILKCFAFTPSQMLPRYHELMSRKIGDVMTPEFIYVSPDTRLTRVLQIMVEHRIRSIIVLDAAQKLAGIIAREDVIAALKATAMD
- the ccoN gene encoding cytochrome-c oxidase, cbb3-type subunit I, coding for MSQPSISKSMSIGESGLAIGFAVTAFLCVIASAKALDAPFAFHAALSAAASLAVVFGIINRYFDRPPALPPAEIDGRPNYNMGPIKFTAVMAMFWGIAGFLVGLIIASQLAWPALNFDLPWTSFGRLRPLHTSAVIFAFGGNVLIGTSLYVVQKSCRVRLAGDLAPWFVVIGYNFFILVAGTGYLLGVTQSKEYAEPEWYADLWLTIVWVVYLLVFLATIIKRKEPHIFVANWFYLAFIVTIAVLHLGNNPALPVSVFGSKSYIAWGGIQDAMFQWWYGHNAVGFFLTAGFLAIMYYFIPKRAERPIYSYRLSIIHFWALIFLYIWAGPHHLHYTALPDWTQTLGMTFSIMLWMPSWGGMINGLMTLSGAWDKLRTDPVLRMLVVSVAFYGMSTFEGPMMSIKVVNSLSHYTDWTIGHVHSGALGWVGFVSFGALYCLVPWVWNRKGLYSLKLVNWHFWIATLGIVLYISAMWVSGILQGLMWRAYTSLGFLEYSFIESVEAMHPFYIIRAAGGGLFLIGALIMAYNLWMTVRVGEQEVQMPVALQPAE
- the ccoO gene encoding cytochrome-c oxidase, cbb3-type subunit II, whose protein sequence is MSFWTRHQIFEKNSIVLIVGILLVIAIGGLVEITPLFYLKSTIEAVDGVRPYTPLELAGRNVYVREGCYLCHSQMIRPLRDEVERYGHFSLAAESMYDHPFQWGSKRTGPDLARVGAKYSDDWHVTHLTNPRAIVPQSVMPGYPFLSQTEVDPDTIADHMKTLKAVGTPYTDDQIANAGADLKAQADPDNAGSDAFSKRYARAVVRNFDGKAGTPTEMDALIAYLQMLGTLVDFKLYNEKANLR
- a CDS encoding CcoQ/FixQ family Cbb3-type cytochrome c oxidase assembly chaperone, producing the protein MKAILTLDNLASGLVTTIWTPVFVAIFLAIIAYALWPRNKAAFDEAAHLPLREE
- the ccoP gene encoding cytochrome-c oxidase, cbb3-type subunit III; the protein is MTDHHSDIDSVTGKSTTGHEWDGIKELNTPLPRWWVISFYLTIVWAIGYWIVYPAWPLISSNTTGLFGYSSRADVAVELANLEKIRGDKMAVLGAASLADIEKDPALLALARAKGKTVFGDNCAPCHGSGGAGAKGFPNLNDDDWLWGGTLDQIMQTIQFGARSGHAKAHEGQMLAFGKDGVLKGDEIVTVANYVRSLSGLSTRKGFDAAKGEKIFAENCVACHGDGGKGNPEMGAPNLTDKIWLYGSDEASLIETISLGRAGVMPAWEGRLDPATIKAMAVYVHSLGGGK
- the ccoG gene encoding cytochrome c oxidase accessory protein CcoG, whose translation is MNKTVNPNELTSDDDNGPLYVAQKKVYPQSISGTFRRIKWGLMAFCLGVYYFLPFVRWNRGLGAPSQAVLIDLPNSRFYFFFIELWPQEVYYFTGLLIVAAVALFLMNSIGGRIWCGYLCPQTVWTDLFYAVERLVEGDRRERMRKDKSSDPMKLERISEIVLKHSIWLLIAWWTGGAWVLYFNDAPTLVKELVTFQAPMIAYIWIAILTATTYLLAGFMREQVCTYMCPWPRIQAALTDEWALNVTYRYDRGEKRTSVKKAAELRALGEQVGDCVDCYQCVAVCPTGIDIRNGPQLECIQCGLCIDACDNVMTKIGRPKRLIGYDNDINIQRRQEGKAPVYRIVRARTVAYSAIIAAVGGIMIYTLATRSLLDVNVLHDRNPVAVRLSDGSIRNAYTVRLLNKSGYDRVVAIDANGPANLTTHVVGIDSVTPDRPMIVIPRDSTSELRLLVTAPAESNPEKSIPVRFHVTDIGLGEVATATDNFVAP